The following proteins come from a genomic window of Yinghuangia sp. ASG 101:
- the ppdK gene encoding pyruvate, phosphate dikinase, whose protein sequence is MPHTPKFVYAFAEGHKDLKDLLGGKGANLAEMTNLGLPVPPGFTITTEACRAFLATGDEPSGLRHEVEEHLRSLETRMGRRLGQPDDPLLVSVRSGAAFSMPGMMDTVLNIGLSDASVGGLAAQAGDDRFAWDSYRRLIQMFGKTVLGVDGDLFEERLEAVKRAKGASSDLELDTADLRDLVAAYKDLVADASGTEFPQDPRSQLGMAVRAVFASWNGDRARLYRRQEHIPDDLGTAVSIVAMVFGNLGADSGTGVAFTRDPASGKQGVYGDYLANAQGEDVVAGIRNTVPLADLERLDKASYDRLLEIMRVLEDHYRDLCDIEFTIERGTLWMLQTRVGKRTAEAAFRIAAQLVEQGLIDDDEALRRVTGAQLAQLMFPRFADAGGSEPITRGIAASPGAAVGMAVFDQATAVARAHDGERVILVRRETNPDDLAGMVAAEGILTSRGGKTSHAAVVARGMGKTCVCGAEALQVDPARRRFTAPGGVVVAEGDVISVDGSTGCVYLGEAPVVPSAVADHFEAEHVEDETATHGEVGELLRAVDRIMAHADRRRRMRVRANADTGEDAARALRFGAQGIGLLRTEHMFLGERRKHVERLVLADTDDDRAAALDALLPLQRRDFADVLAVMDGLPVTIRLLDPPLHEFLPDLTDLSVRVALAEARGAVDETAAGGADDAALLAAVRRLHEHNPMLGLRGVRLGLVIPGLFAMQIRAIAEAAVERVRAGGTPHAEVMVPLVAGVRELEIIRDEAREVFAAVSRETGVEVALPVGTMIELPRAALTAGRIAEAADFFSFGTNDLTQTTWGFSRDDVEASFFTQYLDAGVFGVSPFETVDADGVGRLVDLAVREGRTTRPDIALGVCGEHGGDPDSVRFFHAIGLDYVSCSPFRLPVARLEAGRAAVLGQADKRADGGVR, encoded by the coding sequence GTGCCGCACACCCCGAAGTTCGTCTACGCCTTCGCCGAGGGCCACAAGGACCTCAAGGACCTGCTCGGCGGAAAAGGCGCCAACCTCGCCGAGATGACCAACCTCGGGCTCCCCGTGCCGCCCGGGTTCACCATCACGACCGAGGCCTGCCGCGCGTTCCTCGCGACGGGCGACGAGCCGTCCGGGCTCCGCCACGAGGTCGAGGAGCACCTGCGCAGCCTCGAGACCCGCATGGGCCGGCGGCTCGGCCAGCCCGACGACCCGCTCCTGGTGTCCGTGCGGTCCGGTGCCGCGTTCTCGATGCCCGGGATGATGGACACCGTCCTCAACATCGGCCTGTCGGACGCCTCGGTCGGCGGCCTCGCGGCGCAGGCCGGCGACGACCGGTTCGCCTGGGACTCGTACCGACGCCTCATCCAGATGTTCGGAAAGACCGTGCTGGGTGTCGACGGCGACCTGTTCGAGGAGCGCCTCGAGGCGGTGAAGCGCGCCAAAGGGGCGTCGTCGGACCTGGAACTGGACACCGCGGACCTGCGCGACCTGGTCGCGGCGTACAAAGACCTCGTCGCCGACGCGTCCGGGACGGAGTTCCCGCAGGACCCCCGGAGCCAGCTCGGCATGGCCGTGCGCGCCGTTTTCGCCTCCTGGAACGGCGACCGGGCACGGTTGTACCGGCGCCAGGAACACATCCCCGACGACCTCGGCACGGCCGTCAGCATCGTCGCCATGGTGTTCGGCAACCTCGGGGCCGACTCCGGGACGGGCGTCGCCTTCACGCGCGACCCCGCGTCCGGCAAGCAGGGGGTGTACGGCGACTACCTCGCCAACGCGCAGGGGGAGGACGTCGTCGCGGGCATCCGCAACACCGTGCCCCTCGCGGACCTCGAACGCCTCGACAAGGCCTCCTACGACCGGCTCCTGGAGATCATGCGCGTCCTGGAGGACCACTACCGGGACCTGTGCGACATCGAGTTCACGATCGAGCGCGGCACCTTGTGGATGCTGCAGACACGGGTCGGCAAGCGCACCGCCGAGGCGGCGTTCCGCATCGCCGCGCAACTGGTCGAGCAGGGCCTGATCGACGACGACGAGGCGCTGCGCCGCGTCACGGGCGCGCAACTCGCCCAACTCATGTTCCCGCGCTTCGCCGACGCCGGAGGATCCGAGCCGATCACGCGCGGGATCGCCGCGTCCCCGGGAGCGGCGGTCGGGATGGCGGTCTTCGACCAGGCGACCGCGGTCGCCCGGGCACACGACGGGGAACGGGTCATCCTGGTCCGGCGCGAGACCAACCCGGACGACCTCGCCGGCATGGTCGCCGCGGAAGGCATCCTCACCAGCCGCGGCGGAAAGACGTCGCACGCCGCGGTCGTCGCCCGCGGCATGGGCAAGACCTGCGTGTGCGGCGCCGAGGCGCTGCAGGTCGATCCGGCGCGCCGCCGTTTCACCGCTCCCGGCGGCGTCGTGGTCGCCGAAGGGGACGTCATCTCGGTCGACGGCAGCACCGGATGCGTCTACCTCGGGGAAGCCCCCGTCGTGCCCTCCGCGGTTGCGGACCACTTCGAGGCCGAGCACGTCGAAGACGAGACCGCGACGCACGGCGAAGTCGGCGAACTCCTGCGCGCGGTGGACCGGATCATGGCGCACGCCGACCGCCGGCGGCGCATGCGGGTCCGCGCCAACGCCGACACCGGCGAGGACGCCGCCCGCGCGCTGCGGTTCGGAGCCCAGGGCATCGGGCTGCTGCGCACCGAGCACATGTTCCTCGGCGAACGCCGCAAGCACGTCGAACGGCTCGTTCTCGCGGACACCGACGACGATCGTGCCGCGGCCCTGGACGCCCTCCTGCCCCTCCAACGGCGGGACTTCGCGGACGTGTTGGCCGTCATGGACGGCCTGCCGGTCACGATCAGGCTGCTCGACCCGCCGCTCCACGAGTTCCTGCCGGACCTCACCGACCTCTCCGTCCGCGTCGCCCTCGCCGAGGCCCGCGGCGCCGTCGACGAGACCGCCGCCGGCGGAGCCGACGACGCGGCGCTCTTGGCCGCCGTGCGCCGCCTGCACGAGCACAACCCGATGCTGGGGCTTCGCGGCGTACGCCTCGGTCTGGTCATCCCCGGGCTGTTCGCCATGCAGATCCGGGCGATCGCCGAGGCCGCCGTCGAGCGTGTCCGCGCCGGCGGCACCCCGCACGCGGAGGTGATGGTCCCGCTCGTCGCCGGTGTACGGGAACTGGAGATCATCCGCGACGAGGCCCGGGAGGTGTTCGCCGCCGTGTCGCGCGAGACCGGCGTCGAGGTGGCCCTGCCGGTGGGAACGATGATCGAACTGCCGCGCGCCGCGCTCACCGCCGGGCGAATCGCCGAGGCCGCGGACTTCTTCTCGTTCGGCACCAACGACCTCACCCAGACCACCTGGGGGTTTTCGCGGGACGACGTGGAGGCGTCGTTCTTCACGCAGTACCTGGACGCGGGCGTCTTCGGGGTGTCCCCCTTCGAGACCGTCGACGCCGACGGTGTCGGGCGCCTGGTGGACCTCGCGGTCCGAGAGGGCCGCACGACCAGGCCCGACATCGCGTTGGGCGTGTGCGGCGAACACGGCGGAGACCCCGACTCCGTGCGCTTCTTCCACGCCATCGGGCTCGACTACGTCTCCTGCTCGCCGTTCCGGCTGCCGGTCGCCCGCCTGGAGGCGGGCCGCGCCGCGGTGCTCGGGCAGGCCGACAAACGCGCCGACGGGGGCGTTCGCTGA
- a CDS encoding TetR/AcrR family transcriptional regulator, whose translation MQHAALLDAARALLEEGGFAALTFPALAERTGLARSSVYEYFRSRAAVVEELCAVDLPAWVAEVEDAMAAADDPADKIAAYVNRQLELVGDRTHRVVVAISTGELDSNARERIRAAHGRIVELVVNALADLGHADPMLVAALVQGMVDAAVRRIECGADSADVAAATRGLVLGGVAAVRSRTAEPPAVPCPFGTHDTAEPTTPGTATAARPASAAGPPGRR comes from the coding sequence ATGCAACACGCCGCGTTGCTCGATGCCGCCCGCGCGCTTCTCGAAGAAGGCGGATTCGCCGCGCTCACGTTCCCGGCGCTCGCCGAGCGCACCGGCCTGGCCCGGTCCTCCGTGTACGAGTACTTCCGCTCGCGCGCGGCCGTCGTCGAGGAACTGTGCGCCGTCGACCTTCCGGCCTGGGTCGCCGAGGTCGAGGACGCCATGGCGGCTGCCGACGACCCCGCCGACAAGATCGCCGCGTACGTCAACCGGCAACTCGAATTGGTCGGCGACCGCACCCACCGGGTCGTCGTGGCCATCTCCACCGGGGAACTGGACTCCAACGCCCGGGAGCGCATACGGGCCGCCCACGGCCGCATCGTCGAACTCGTCGTCAACGCGCTCGCGGACCTCGGGCACGCCGATCCGATGCTGGTCGCCGCGCTCGTGCAGGGCATGGTCGACGCGGCGGTCCGGCGTATCGAGTGCGGTGCGGACAGCGCGGACGTCGCCGCCGCGACGCGGGGACTCGTACTCGGCGGTGTCGCCGCGGTCCGCAGCCGTACCGCCGAACCCCCGGCCGTACCCTGTCCGTTCGGCACGCACGACACGGCCGAGCCGACGACCCCCGGCACGGCGACCGCCGCGCGCCCCGCGTCGGCCGCCGGCCCGCCCGGCCGCCGCTGA
- the rpsB gene encoding 30S ribosomal protein S2, with the protein MAVVTMRELLESGVHFGHQTRRWNPKMKRFIFTERNGIYIIDLMQSLGYIDRAYEFVKETVAHGGTVLFVGTKKQAQEAIAEQATRVGMPYVNQRWLGGMLTNFSTVHKRLQRLKELEEIDFDDVAGSGMTKKELLVLKREKDKLDKTLGGIRDMQRVPSAVWIVDTKKEHIGVGEARKLNIPVVAILDTNCDPDEVDYKIPGNDDAIRSVTLLTRVIADAVADGLMARAGASQADAKAPEVAAGEPLAEWELEQLQGEKKAAEDAAPAEAPATEAPATEAPVTEAPATEAPAADAEKAAESEQS; encoded by the coding sequence ATGGCCGTCGTCACGATGCGGGAGCTGCTGGAGAGCGGCGTCCACTTCGGGCACCAGACCCGCCGCTGGAACCCGAAGATGAAGCGCTTCATCTTCACCGAGCGCAACGGCATCTACATCATCGACCTGATGCAGTCGCTCGGCTACATCGACCGCGCCTACGAGTTCGTCAAGGAGACCGTCGCGCACGGCGGCACGGTCCTCTTCGTCGGCACGAAGAAGCAGGCGCAGGAAGCCATCGCGGAGCAGGCGACCCGGGTCGGCATGCCGTACGTCAACCAGCGCTGGCTGGGCGGCATGCTCACCAACTTCTCGACCGTCCACAAGCGCCTCCAGCGCCTGAAGGAGCTTGAGGAGATCGACTTCGACGACGTGGCCGGCTCCGGCATGACGAAGAAGGAGCTGCTGGTCCTCAAGCGCGAGAAGGACAAGCTCGACAAGACCCTCGGCGGCATCCGCGACATGCAGCGCGTGCCCTCCGCGGTGTGGATCGTCGACACCAAGAAGGAGCACATCGGCGTCGGCGAGGCCCGCAAGCTCAACATCCCGGTCGTCGCGATCCTCGACACCAACTGCGACCCCGACGAGGTCGACTACAAGATCCCGGGCAACGACGACGCGATCCGCTCCGTCACCCTGCTCACCCGCGTGATCGCCGACGCCGTCGCCGACGGCCTCATGGCCCGCGCCGGCGCGTCGCAGGCCGACGCCAAGGCTCCCGAGGTTGCCGCCGGCGAGCCGCTCGCGGAGTGGGAGCTGGAGCAGCTGCAGGGCGAGAAGAAGGCTGCGGAGGACGCGGCCCCCGCCGAGGCTCCCGCGACCGAGGCCCCAGCGACCGAGGCCCCCGTGACGGAGGCCCCTGCGACGGAGGCCCCCGCGGCCGACGCCGAGAAGGCCGCCGAGTCCGAGCAGTCCTGA
- the tsf gene encoding translation elongation factor Ts — protein sequence MANFTAADVKKLRELTAAGMMDCKKALEEAGGDLDKAVEILRVKGQKGVTKREGRSASNGAVVAVLDGTKAGVLVELKCETDFVAKGDKFIAVANTIAEHVAKTSPADLDALLASEIESGKTVRAYVDEANATLGEKIVLDRFAQFTDGYVASYLHKTSPDLPPQIGVLVELSGENADVAKDIAQHIAAFAPTYLTREDVPAEIVENERKVAEAAAREEGKPEAALPRIVEGRVTGFYKDNVVLEQPSAKDTKKTVKKVLDEAGVTLKRFARIKVGV from the coding sequence ATGGCGAACTTCACCGCCGCGGACGTCAAGAAGCTCCGCGAGCTCACCGCCGCCGGCATGATGGACTGCAAGAAGGCGCTCGAAGAAGCGGGCGGCGACCTCGACAAGGCCGTCGAAATCCTGCGCGTCAAGGGCCAGAAGGGCGTCACCAAGCGCGAAGGCCGCTCGGCGTCGAACGGCGCGGTCGTCGCGGTCCTGGACGGCACCAAGGCCGGTGTGCTCGTCGAACTCAAGTGCGAGACCGACTTCGTCGCCAAGGGCGACAAGTTCATCGCCGTCGCCAACACGATCGCCGAGCACGTCGCCAAGACCTCGCCCGCCGACCTCGACGCCCTGCTGGCGAGCGAGATCGAGTCCGGCAAGACCGTCCGCGCGTACGTCGACGAGGCCAACGCGACCCTCGGCGAGAAGATCGTCCTGGACCGCTTCGCCCAGTTCACCGACGGCTACGTCGCCTCGTACCTGCACAAGACCAGCCCCGACCTGCCCCCGCAGATCGGTGTGCTCGTCGAGCTGTCCGGCGAGAACGCCGACGTGGCCAAGGACATCGCGCAGCACATCGCCGCGTTCGCCCCGACCTACCTGACCCGCGAGGACGTCCCGGCGGAGATCGTCGAGAACGAGCGCAAGGTCGCCGAGGCCGCCGCCCGCGAGGAGGGCAAGCCGGAGGCCGCGCTGCCGAGGATCGTCGAAGGCCGTGTCACCGGCTTCTACAAGGACAACGTCGTCCTGGAGCAGCCGTCGGCGAAGGACACCAAGAAGACCGTCAAGAAGGTCCTCGACGAGGCGGGCGTCACCCTCAAGCGCTTCGCCCGCATCAAGGTCGGCGTCTGA
- the pyrH gene encoding UMP kinase produces the protein MLLKLSGEAFAGGGGLGVDPDVVQGIARQIAEVVRLGTEVAVVIGGGNFFRGAELQVRGMDRARSDYMGMLGTVMNCLALQDFLEKLGIDTRVQTAITMGQVAEPYIPRRAIRHLEKGRVVIFGAGMGMPYFSTDTTAAQRALEIDASAILMAKGVDGVYDSDPKTNPDAVLFDSLDHAEVLARELKVADATAISLCMDNRLPIVVFNLLVEGNIARAVRGEKIGTLISRTNG, from the coding sequence GTGCTGCTCAAGCTGTCCGGCGAGGCGTTCGCCGGGGGCGGCGGACTCGGCGTCGACCCCGACGTGGTCCAGGGGATCGCCCGCCAGATCGCCGAGGTGGTACGCCTCGGCACCGAGGTCGCCGTGGTCATCGGCGGCGGCAACTTCTTCCGCGGCGCCGAGCTGCAGGTGCGCGGCATGGACCGTGCGCGCTCGGACTACATGGGCATGCTCGGCACGGTCATGAACTGCCTGGCACTCCAGGACTTCCTGGAGAAGCTGGGCATCGACACGCGCGTGCAGACCGCCATCACCATGGGCCAGGTCGCGGAGCCGTACATTCCGCGCCGCGCCATCCGGCACCTGGAGAAGGGCCGCGTGGTGATCTTCGGCGCGGGTATGGGAATGCCGTACTTCTCCACGGACACCACCGCCGCGCAGCGGGCCCTGGAGATCGACGCGTCGGCCATCCTCATGGCCAAGGGCGTGGACGGTGTGTACGACTCGGACCCGAAGACGAACCCCGACGCGGTCCTGTTCGACAGCCTGGACCACGCCGAAGTGCTCGCCCGCGAACTGAAGGTCGCCGACGCCACGGCCATCAGCCTCTGCATGGACAACCGACTGCCGATCGTCGTGTTCAACCTGCTGGTCGAGGGCAACATCGCCCGGGCCGTGCGGGGTGAGAAGATCGGCACCCTGATCAGCCGTACCAACGGATGA
- the frr gene encoding ribosome recycling factor has protein sequence MIDETLLEAEEKMEKAVSVAKEDFAAIRTGRATPAMFAKIVVDYYGAMTPVNQLASFTVPEPRMVLVTPFDKGSTNAIIKAIRDSDLGVNPTDDGKVIRVVFPQLTEERRKEFIKVARGKAEDSRISIRSVRRKAKETLDKLVKDGESGEDDVRRAEKELDDVTHRYVVQVDELLKHKEAELLEV, from the coding sequence GTGATCGATGAAACCCTCCTCGAGGCCGAGGAGAAGATGGAGAAGGCGGTGTCCGTCGCGAAGGAGGACTTCGCGGCGATCCGCACCGGCCGCGCGACACCCGCGATGTTCGCCAAGATCGTCGTCGACTACTACGGCGCGATGACACCGGTGAACCAGCTCGCCTCGTTCACGGTGCCCGAGCCCCGCATGGTGCTCGTGACACCGTTCGACAAGGGGTCCACGAACGCCATCATCAAGGCGATCCGCGACTCCGACCTCGGCGTGAACCCGACCGACGACGGCAAGGTCATCCGCGTCGTGTTCCCGCAGCTCACCGAGGAGCGCCGCAAGGAGTTCATCAAGGTCGCGCGCGGCAAGGCCGAGGACTCCCGCATCTCGATCCGCAGCGTGCGCCGCAAGGCCAAGGAGACGCTCGACAAGCTCGTCAAGGACGGCGAGTCGGGCGAGGACGACGTGCGCCGCGCGGAGAAGGAGCTCGACGACGTCACGCACCGGTACGTCGTTCAGGTGGACGAGCTGCTGAAGCACAAGGAAGCCGAGCTGCTCGAGGTCTGA
- a CDS encoding phosphatidate cytidylyltransferase, which produces MNNSTWGDASDPDGSSGHGPFEPYDPWAGRAPAPGPPATPEADALRTQVIPGVPAALLSHDADGGAWSGYGAGSTRAQHPEDGDEADPSDAAPHGRPGAEHGTGDHEAADDGGHTAYPPANDPGVRPDAERPGAEPFGRAGDSPVSGAPNAPKKSRAGRNLPAAIGVAVVLGGAIVGSLLTVPVLFVGIVLAAVLVGLWEFSDALGRSEKASGAVRLPLVPLAAGAIAMQIAAYERGPEGLVIAAALTALAVMVWRMTEGPEDYLRDVATGVFAAFYLPFLAAFAVLMLAADDGAKRVLAFMIVVVCSDTGAYAAGVALGRHKMAPTISPGKTWEGFAGAVVACALAGALCLTLLLDGTWWQGALLGAAVAATAAVGDLVESMIKRDLGVKDMGDLLPGHGGVMDRLDSLVAAAPVVWLLLELYL; this is translated from the coding sequence ATGAACAACTCCACCTGGGGCGACGCCTCGGACCCCGACGGGAGTTCCGGGCACGGCCCGTTCGAACCGTACGACCCGTGGGCGGGCCGGGCACCGGCGCCGGGTCCGCCCGCGACACCGGAAGCGGACGCGCTGCGCACCCAGGTGATCCCCGGCGTGCCCGCCGCCCTGCTGTCACACGACGCCGACGGCGGGGCCTGGTCGGGGTACGGCGCCGGTTCCACGCGCGCGCAGCACCCGGAGGACGGCGACGAGGCGGACCCGTCCGACGCGGCTCCGCACGGCCGGCCCGGTGCCGAGCACGGAACAGGCGACCACGAGGCGGCGGATGACGGCGGACACACCGCGTACCCGCCGGCCAACGACCCGGGAGTGCGCCCGGACGCGGAGCGGCCCGGTGCGGAACCCTTCGGGCGTGCGGGGGACTCCCCGGTGAGCGGTGCTCCGAACGCCCCCAAGAAGAGCAGGGCGGGGCGCAACCTGCCCGCGGCCATCGGCGTCGCGGTGGTGTTGGGCGGCGCCATCGTCGGCTCGCTGCTCACCGTGCCGGTGCTGTTCGTGGGCATCGTCCTCGCGGCCGTGCTCGTCGGTCTGTGGGAGTTCTCCGACGCGCTGGGCCGTTCCGAGAAGGCGTCCGGCGCGGTCCGGCTGCCCCTGGTGCCCCTCGCCGCCGGTGCCATCGCCATGCAGATCGCGGCGTACGAACGCGGCCCGGAAGGCCTGGTCATCGCCGCCGCGCTCACCGCGCTCGCGGTGATGGTGTGGCGCATGACGGAAGGGCCCGAGGACTACCTGCGCGACGTGGCGACCGGTGTCTTCGCGGCGTTCTACCTGCCGTTCCTCGCGGCCTTCGCCGTCCTCATGCTGGCCGCCGACGACGGTGCCAAGCGCGTGCTGGCGTTCATGATCGTGGTCGTGTGCAGCGACACCGGCGCCTACGCGGCGGGCGTCGCCCTGGGCAGGCACAAGATGGCGCCGACCATCAGCCCGGGCAAGACCTGGGAGGGCTTCGCGGGAGCCGTCGTCGCGTGCGCGCTGGCGGGGGCGCTGTGTCTGACGCTCCTGCTCGACGGCACGTGGTGGCAGGGCGCGCTGCTGGGCGCCGCGGTGGCCGCGACCGCCGCGGTCGGCGACCTCGTCGAGTCGATGATCAAGCGCGACCTCGGGGTCAAGGACATGGGCGACCTCCTGCCCGGTCACGGCGGTGTGATGGACCGGCTCGACTCGCTGGTCGCCGCGGCGCCGGTGGTGTGGCTGCTGCTGGAGCTGTACCTGTAG
- the rlmN gene encoding 23S rRNA (adenine(2503)-C(2))-methyltransferase RlmN: MPKPGELTFAAPRRAKPPRHLADLSPAERREAVAALGEKAFRANQLSRHYFTRLADDPAQWSDMPAALRERLAGELMPRLMTSVRDIACDDGATRKTLWKLFDGTLVESVLMRYPDRATMCVSSQAGCGMNCPFCATGQAGLTRNLSTAEIVEQVVAGSRALQRGEVPGGPGRISNIVFMGMGEPLANYKAVVGAVRRITDPSPDGLGISQRSVTVSTVGLVPAMEKLADEKLNVTLALSLHAPDDELRDTLVPVNTRWAVREVLDAAWRYAGRTGRRVSIEYALIKDVNDHAWRADLLGKRLRNHLAHVNLIPLNPTPGSKWTASAPERQDEFVRLLQAHGVPVTVRDTRGRDIDGACGQLAAAEV, encoded by the coding sequence ATGCCCAAGCCTGGAGAGCTCACCTTCGCCGCCCCGCGCCGTGCCAAGCCGCCGCGCCACCTCGCCGACCTCTCGCCCGCCGAGCGCCGCGAGGCGGTCGCCGCGCTCGGTGAGAAGGCGTTCCGTGCCAATCAGTTGTCCCGCCACTACTTCACGCGGCTCGCCGACGATCCCGCGCAGTGGTCCGACATGCCGGCCGCGCTGCGGGAGCGCCTGGCCGGCGAGCTGATGCCGCGGCTCATGACCTCGGTGCGGGACATCGCGTGCGACGACGGAGCGACACGCAAGACGCTCTGGAAGCTCTTCGACGGAACCCTCGTCGAATCGGTGCTGATGCGCTATCCGGATCGCGCCACCATGTGCGTGTCGTCGCAGGCGGGTTGCGGTATGAACTGCCCCTTCTGCGCGACCGGGCAGGCCGGGCTCACCCGCAACCTGTCGACGGCCGAGATCGTCGAGCAGGTCGTCGCCGGCTCCCGCGCGCTCCAGCGCGGCGAGGTCCCGGGCGGACCGGGCCGGATCAGCAACATCGTCTTCATGGGCATGGGCGAGCCCCTGGCCAACTACAAGGCGGTCGTCGGCGCGGTCCGCCGCATCACCGACCCGTCGCCCGACGGCCTGGGCATCTCGCAGCGCTCGGTCACCGTCTCGACGGTCGGCCTCGTGCCGGCCATGGAGAAGCTGGCCGACGAGAAGCTCAACGTCACCCTCGCGCTGTCGCTGCACGCCCCCGACGACGAACTGCGCGACACGCTCGTCCCGGTCAACACCCGCTGGGCGGTCCGGGAGGTGCTGGACGCTGCGTGGCGCTACGCCGGCCGCACCGGCCGCCGGGTGTCGATCGAGTACGCCCTGATCAAGGACGTCAACGACCACGCGTGGCGGGCCGATCTGCTGGGCAAGCGCCTGCGCAACCACCTCGCGCACGTCAACCTGATCCCGCTCAACCCCACTCCCGGATCGAAGTGGACCGCGTCGGCGCCCGAGCGCCAGGACGAATTCGTCCGGCTCCTCCAGGCCCACGGCGTACCCGTGACGGTGCGCGACACCCGGGGCCGCGATATCGACGGCGCCTGTGGTCAGTTGGCCGCCGCGGAAGTCTGA
- a CDS encoding tyrosine-protein phosphatase, whose amino-acid sequence MHEIDWLDLPDQVNARDVGGLPVTGGGRTRSGVLMRCETPDLLTDVAIARLSDVYAVRHMFDLRSVGEGGPLDVWPGITRHRMPLLGRIGGAAADEQAGGVGDISAGQVGGLTRKSDLDMVNVDVHGAGRLYLRMIERGKDAFVQALRLLTDDDAGPTLVHCTAGKDRTGVLVALLLSVAGVERQSIVDDYAATRIHAEELFLRLRSVRNQPPMPTDAKTVSSALRDAAPETMEAFLDELGKHYESASDFFVKAGAHPEWLDMWCERFVEA is encoded by the coding sequence ATGCACGAGATCGACTGGCTTGATCTGCCGGACCAGGTCAACGCACGGGATGTCGGCGGACTGCCGGTCACCGGGGGAGGGCGCACCCGCTCGGGTGTGCTGATGCGTTGCGAGACTCCCGACCTGCTGACCGACGTCGCGATCGCGCGGCTTTCGGATGTGTACGCGGTACGCCACATGTTCGACCTGCGCTCGGTCGGCGAAGGCGGCCCGCTGGACGTCTGGCCCGGCATCACCCGGCACCGCATGCCGCTTCTCGGCCGGATCGGTGGCGCCGCGGCGGACGAGCAGGCCGGTGGGGTCGGCGACATATCGGCGGGTCAGGTGGGCGGCCTCACCCGCAAGTCCGACCTCGACATGGTCAACGTCGACGTGCACGGGGCGGGCCGCCTCTACCTGCGCATGATCGAGCGCGGCAAGGACGCGTTCGTCCAGGCGCTGCGGCTGCTCACGGACGACGACGCCGGCCCGACGCTGGTGCACTGTACGGCCGGCAAGGACCGTACCGGCGTGCTGGTCGCCCTGCTGCTGTCGGTGGCCGGGGTCGAGCGGCAGTCGATCGTCGACGACTACGCCGCGACGCGGATCCACGCGGAGGAGCTGTTCCTGCGTCTCCGCAGCGTGCGGAACCAGCCGCCGATGCCGACGGACGCGAAGACCGTGTCGTCCGCGCTGCGCGACGCGGCGCCGGAGACGATGGAGGCCTTCCTCGACGAACTCGGCAAGCACTACGAAAGTGCCTCGGACTTCTTCGTGAAGGCCGGTGCGCATCCCGAATGGCTCGACATGTGGTGCGAGCGCTTCGTCGAAGCCTGA